Genomic segment of Panicum virgatum strain AP13 chromosome 9N, P.virgatum_v5, whole genome shotgun sequence:
CTGGGGGTCGGGGCTGTGACCCGAGTAATCTGTCTTCTTTCTCTGCCTTTTCAGATATCATAGGAGTATGCAATTCTCCTGAGAAAGGCAGCACGCTAGGAGCTTCATGTTACAAGCAAAAGGCTAGAGCAAGAGGCAGCATGCGCTGCCGCAGAAGAAGCATCACCCTTGTTCATTCAGCCATGGAGAGCTGTACTGATAACATTGTTGAAGATGAAATTGCCCAGTCAACGAGTAGTGACCGAGGAACGTATGCACACACAGAATCACTCGCAGTCATAGTAGGGAAAGCAATTCACAGTTTACAAACACTCGACCTGACCCTGAATGGGGATCGATGGCGCTAGCTGCTTGACTAGTTCAGCCTGACCCCCATCGCCCACGCCCTGAGCATGAGCAGGCCGTGCGCGACCATGCCGCAGAGGAAGCCCAGCGCGGCGCTGGAGCCCACGAGCGACACGGCGGTGCAGAGCAGCATGACGAACGCCTCGGCCTTGGAGGACATGTCCCTggccgcgacggcgagctccacgccggCGAAGAGCAGCAGCACGCCGAGGAGCCCCACGGGGAACTCCACCAGCACGCGCAGCATGGAGCCGCCCAGGGCCAGCCCCAGCGCCAGCTTCAGcgcgcccagcgccgccacgcacccgccgctgcggccgccgAACTTGTACTGCCCCGCCAGCCCGCCCGCGCCGTGGCAGCACGGCATGGCACCGAACCAGCACCCCACCAGGTTCATGGCGCCCATCGTCACCGACACCGACGTCGCCGACGCCTCCTTCTCCGGGAACAGGTCGAGCGTCAGCTTGCACACCGCCACCACCGAGTTGAGCACGGACAGCGGGATCTGCGGCACCGCGCCCTTGAGGAACCCCTGCTTCCACGCCTCCCGCGGGATGCGCACCACGCGCATCCGCGACGGGCCCGCGCGCAGCTCCCGCACCGCCACCGGGTGGCGCGCCACCGCGAACGCCACGCCCACCACGAACACGATCACCGCGGACGGtatcgccggcgccgcgcgcctGATCATTGAGCGCCAGCGGCCTTCCGTCTCCTCCTGGCGCTCTTCATCTTCTTGGGTGTCTCTATCTCCTACTTGGCCGTCGCCTTGATCTTGGAcagtgctgctgcggcggcggcggcgggtgctttCGGATCCCGCGCCGTTGACGAGGAGGATGAAGCAGATGGCCGCGATGGACAGGATGAGGCCGTCGAGGCCggtccaggggcggcggcccgaGGACTTGCCCTTGCCGAGGTCCTGCTCGTAGCGGATGTACTTGACCGCGGCCATGGCGAAGTTGAGCCCCTGCGCGAGCTGGATGCCGCGCACGACGGGGAGCGGGACGAACCAGTAGACGAGCTGCATGAGCCGCGTGGCGCCGAGGAAGAGGACGAAGGCGGCGGTGAGGATGCCGGCCGCCATGATCTCGGGGATGCCGAACGAGGGGTCGGAGAGTGCGGTGGCGGCGATGGCCTTCATGGGCTGCACGGGCATGGGCACGCCGTAGATGAGGCCGGTGACGGCGTTGTAGACGCCGGTGAAGATGAGGGTGGTGCCGAGGTCGAGGTGCCGCGCCAGCGCCAGCGACAACACGATGGGGATGTAGGTGCCCAGGTCGCCCATGGCGCCGTTGAGCTCCGGCCACACCGATCGGAACGCCAGGTTGTCCCGCGCGCGAGCGAGCAGGGACCTTGGCCCCCTCGGCTCCTTGTCGGCGATCGCCGCTTCCGGGTCAGGGTTCCCGGTGGTCGCCATGGCTCGATCTGATCACTTGGTGAGAAGAAatagcggcgccgccgcagtaTTTATAGGCGGCGGTTTGTTGAGCTCGTCTTGATCGATCATTGGCTTAACTTGCTCGCCTCACCTCGGCTCGCTTTCACGCACTCCCTCAGTTCATATTCATTTTCCTTTATGATACGGATCAAAATTTTGTTTTCGATCTTTGAAGCGTGTACCCTccacccccccttttttttgtttgcatCGTCGTGACTAGGAGTAAATGCACTGCGATCAGTTGTGTAGGAGTTATATTTGCTTCATGTTTCCATCAGAAGTCTTTGATGACATGGTTATCCGTCAGAATATGTGCTCAGTTCGTATACACATTCACCCACGTCACTGAATATGATAAAAAACCTGCCACTTATaaatttctctttctttctgaaACAGTGAAGAACTTAACGAACATGAGAACAAAAAGGAAACGACGGATCGATTTGGTTGAACAAATAATCATGATGACTACATGGAAGCGAGAAGAGGTGAAGGCACCTGGACCTGGTTCGGGTTCTGTTCTAATTCTGTTCTGACATCACCATGTTCTATTTTAGTGATCGGACTTGAGCCACCTGGGATTTGTTGTTGCCTTCAGTAGCTAGGATTTCTCATACGAATCGTATGATAGGATGTTTTAAGGCAAACAGAGAAGATAGTATGTATCAAacttattttttttacaaaacttattttttttaccatacatcatcatattcattatcgtaaattatgtcttattgttggttaaaacaattcaaatatgatctacctgtaataacaatttgatttgttgagctttaataatattatgcatataattgttcttattttcgttttattttgattgattgttgttagctttagtttttactaatagtatatgtttgtaacttaTACATAGCTAATtgttattttatatttaatttctataatgacattggtgggtgatttttaattaggcacaggggtattttaggctaatttttatcataatggcagtggtgggtaatttttatttttttatttttctccgattaacgtgggaatttctaggccttgagagcgaacgtggaggctccgtttgttagccaaataatataatttttatcataatggcagtggtgggtaatttttatttttctatttttctccgattaacgtgggaatttctaggccttgagagcgaacgtggaggttCCGTTttttggccaaataataagataatagataaacATATTCAGCTCGGCTGCAAACAAGGGCAAGAACAATAAAAAGCTAATAACCACACTAATGCACTAGCTCTTTCTTGGTGGTGTGGAGTCTATGAGTTGGATGCGCCCACCTAAAGAAACATCTGAGGACATGGTACTACCATCAGTGAAAACAGAAGAATGTTTCTCCTTTTTCATTTTTGGTTGCAGGAATAGAAACGGTAATTTATTACGCCTCAAAAAAACTATGCTGCATTGTTTCAAGTAAATTAAAGGAGGAATAGAAGTTAGAATTTAACAATGTTATCCTCTCAACACAGCGCGTATACAATTTGGTTGTTGCTATCGGCAGGAATGCTTGTAAAAAAAGAACAGATCGAAGACATGAATTTATCCGGTGTAGTGTAGGTACATGTTCCTTACCTCACCTCATCTCAGTTGAAAGCATCCTTCATGGAATATGCACTTTTATACTACTAGAGTACAGGGTCAACTTCATGACATGGGCAATCTTTGCAATTCTTCAGTAGtttaaaattgaaaaaaaaatggtcGGCATAAGTTTTAAAATGACATGTGTctgaataaaaaaaaaagatcggcGAGTAACTGTAGAGCAGGCTCGTCCGAGTAGTGAGCATGCCCAATGGATCCAAACAAATATAGAAGAGAATTAATGCTAAGACAACGTTGCAAGGAAGATGGGCAAGTAAGGcattgtttagatcccaaaacgcaaaatgcaaaatttttgtaaatcgcttgcatggtgtactaaatgtagtcaaaaaataaatcgcattacacaaatggactgtaaatcgcgagacggatctaatgagtctaattatgacgtgattagacactaaattgctacattaatgctacagtgctctaatgatggattaattagactcattagattcgtctcgtagtttacagacgagatctataattagttttgtgattagtctacattcaatatttcaaatattaaagattcacttccaaaaatataaaaacgcaaaatgcaaaataatctaaacacaccctaagtaGTGAGCATGCGGTGCCCCATGGGAACCCCAAGAGGCAGGCATACAACGTCGTCAACGGAGCCTTCTCCTCCTTTTGTAGCAACGGCTACGGCTAGCTGTATTTTGATGAGAGAAATTCTCATAAAGATTCGGAAATAATATTCTTTTCAGATCGCTGTCTAATTAATACACTAATTGACGGGATCGATGTTTGGACCCAAATGCTAATGCTCaaaagtgctaaagtttagtacTAGTCCATCTAAAAGGAAGTTCTAGCGAggtgggctaaactttagctaaGATTTAAAAACTTTAGCAATATAGTTTCAGTGCTAATAGATACTAAAGTTTAGCATGAATAGCGCAGCAAAGAGTAGAGAGCGAGAGAACAACAAATGTATGGCTTTGGGTTGACTTTGATCAAATTTTTTAATCCCTGTCTGTTGATTCTCAACGCATAACAATATTAATTAGCTGTTGATTCTCAACTCATAAAAAATATTAACTGCGTCGTGGAATaactaataaaaaaaataccacGATAGCATCAGCCACGGCACAGGAATGCTCGATCTATAGTGTTAGGAGATGGATGCTACATCAGGCGGCGTTCGTACCTGGTGCAGGTATATATACTACCTGACAGCAACCTGCAAATCTACAATGAATCGATAGCTGATTCAATACTGTGGATAATACGGTTCGAGGAATGCCTGAATGCGTACGAAACCAACAGTCTGCCAGAATGAATATTTTCCTTCAATTCAGTATAAGCCAGCAGTTGTTCGATGAtgattgtgtgtgtgtgtgtgtgtgtgtgtgtgtgagagagagagagagagagagagagagagagagagagagagagagagagagagagagagagagagagagagagagagagagagagagagagatttctcTGGTGCTGGTGGTTGCATTGTTCAGATCATAAACTGATGTAGGGGATCAAAGGATGGTTGGATGTAAATTTAGCACTGAGCAGCACCAATGCAAAGGCTCGACGACACATTCCATCGATTGGATTCGATGCCAAAACCGCACCAGACACTGATTACGAGCCGTCCGTCTGTTAAGCATATTCAAATACTAGATGAGTGCTGTGTCTTTTTCTGGCTGGAAGGGAAGGGAATTCCAACTCTTCTGCTGTGCTGTGATCCCGCTACAGTCCTAGTGCCTATTATTGGCGCCGTCTAGAGAAAGTGATCGAAGTGGCAGCAGGAAGCTGCTGAAGAGCTTGTAGGCATGGCATCTGCCGTCACACATCTCAAGGCTCATGAAAACGAGTGATCAACACCACCACCAAGATAGAAGTCAAACACCGCCATATGAGTGATACTTGTGTGTGCGCGTACGTAACACACAGTTGTTCACGTCAACaagatttttatttttgaacGAGAACCAGCAGTAGGAGAAGAGCTGCCAATTATACTAAAAAGGAGATTAAATTAAAAAGATGTTAGATGAAGGAAACAACCACTAAAGTTTCTCGGCCTTCCTCGTCGGTTTCGACCCATTTAATTTATTACTCCGTATTTAGCTGTGCCCATTGCTTTTTTATTTCGTGGAGTCAGGTTCGGGCGCAACTATGGGTCGCGCACGAACCATCACCTGAAGCGGAGCACCGTGTGGGTGGGCTGTAATTAAATCCAGATGCTAAGGTGTACTATTTCTGCAAACCATCCTTATAGGTGGACAAATTATGTGCATGTAAAATGTTCCACATCTTCGGCATGTCCGTGGTCACGCTCGGGCAGCTGCAGCGCGGCAACACCGTCGTCGTGATGGCCCGCTTCGACGTGGacgccgtgctcgccgccgtggagcggcACCGCGTCACGTACCTCTTCTGTGCGCCGCCAGTGATGATCGCGCTCGCAAAGCATGGGAGCGGCGGCAGGTACGACCTCAGCTCGCTCAGGTGCATCGgatccggcgccgcgccgcgccgctcggcaAGGGCGTCATGGAGGCTGTGGCCGAAAAATTCCCCAACGCCGAGATTATCCAGGTGACCGGGCATTTGGAACTGTTCAGTTTTAAATTTAGTAAATTTTAAGAATTTAAAACTTTGCATTAGTACACCGGCAGTGTTCATACTCTTGTAACAGTAAGACAGTTTAGACGCCTATGCTAGCAGAGCACTTGTTTCATGACATAGCTGCAATACTTTTGTATCATGGGTCATGATGCTACCTCTTGCAGGGTTATGGTATGACTGAAACCTGTGGGATCATATCATTGGAGTACCCACAAAAAGGACGTGCCCGTCAGTTTGGTTCAACTGGAGCTCTTGTCACTGGAGTTGAAGCAAAGATTATAGATGTGAAGACAACGAAGCATCTGCCTCCGAATCAACTAGGAGAGATCTGTATTCGTGGACCAAACATAATGCAAGGTAAATTGGCATAATGCGAGGagaaatttgtctttttgtcAAACACGATTTATCACCAGACAGTAATTGGCATATTTAACAAGGACAAGTCAATAGCTTTTATATCAAGATGCTTTACCTACAAACTTCCCTGTCATGAGCTATTATATCTACATTGTTGTTCACTGAGAACTTGCCAAAACACCTCGTCAGAGTTTCTCCTTACTTGTTTGCACATATTATATATAGGACATTTCAACAATGTGCAAGCTACTGAATTCACAATCAAACAAGGGTGGTTGCATACTGGTGACCTTGGATACTTTGATGAAAAAGGCCAACTTTATGTTGTCGACAGGCTTAAAGAGCTGATCAAGTACAAAGGCTTCCAGGTAAagaaattcatttttttttctgaaactaCTTTTCAGTATTAGCAAGTCTTTTCTTGTAATCATGTGAGGGAAAATTAAAATGTCCTTATACTGAATTTCGGCCCATTCTTCTACTTATCTCTGTTGTACTAATGCCACGTGTTTGTTGTAAGCATTGTTGAAATATCATACACCATAAAAACATTCACACGAGATCTACATAGATAGCTTGGTATTAATAAAAGAtctaaaaaatatttctttatTATAGTTTAAAGTATCAGGAGTTTGATTACATATATATGAGATATGACATCCTTCTGGAAACAAACAGGGTAGTACAAAATATTTGTAACTGATGGAAATTTCAAGTGAAACAGAATGTCGGTAGGCTCACTCTTTCAGTAGAACCATGGCCTAGAGAAGTTTtataaaaaaagcaaaaatcATGAATTGTAAGCTCAAGACAAGTTGAATAAGATAACAGAAGGATCTAACAATAAATGAACAACTTGAGAAGCTATCACATTttttaattataaaaaaattctttATGATGTACATTTGGTCAAACCGTCAAAGTACCTTCAGTGAAACTTCTTATAACTTTTGTAACATATTAGTTTTATCATTTAAGCACAAGACAAGTTGAATAAGATAACAAAAGGATGTAATAATAAATGAACAACTTGAGAAGATATCAcattttttattataaaaatttaACTGTATGAGGTACATTTGATCAAACCGTCAAAGTACCTTCAGTGAAATTTCTTATATCTTTTATAACATATTACTTTTATCATTTAAGGAAGTTTATATCTTTCTTTATTCACTGGCAGATTGCTCCTGCTGAGCTTGAAGGATTGCTCCTGTCTCATGCAGAAATCCTTGATGCTGTTGTCATCCCGTAAGCTAAAGATATTAGAATCTAGTGTTTACTGCTTAAGGATAAAAAAATCTTAAATTCTGTTGTTTGCTCGTCTCTTATTTTGGAGTCTCCTTTTGCCAAGGTATCCTGATCCTGAAGCAGGGGAAGTTCCCATTGCCTATGTTGTACGATCACCTAAGAGTTCACTGTCTGAAGTTGATGTCCAGAAATTTATCGAAAAGCAGGTGAGGCTGGCTAGAAGCCTAGGCTTGATTGTGACCAGCAACTAGTTTAACTCTATAAAAATATTACAGTATCCCTCCCACTGGAATGAAAAAATTGTAATTCCTGAATGCACGGTGTTCTTTGCCCTCCATATTATTAGTTAGTGCATATAAACTTATGCAAATAAGTATTGTGAAGAAGATCAAACAAGAATCCATACTTTTTGGTTATCTCCACTTCGTAGATCAATAAAATTCTTATATCGCTTGAATAGACTGATTGCTATATTATGTGACGAGCGGAAATCATCATCTGAAGAAGCATGACAACAAATACTTAAGAGGAAAAAGAAGTAGTGATCGAAATCATGAAACGGAGGACAATGAATACCAGCCAGTGCcttgtagttctttcttttaagCTTTTACACAGGTGATGGCTCACTCCAGTAAAGTTAACTTTGTAGCTGTGAACAATGTGTGGCTTCCGTAgacaggggcggatccagcggtGGGTCGGGAGGGGCTCTAGCCCCTCCTACCACCGTTGGATTCATGAAGCCCCTTCTAAGTCCCTTTATAATTTTTTAACATGAATACACTGCGAGAAGAAACTAAAGTTGTTTAGAGGTAGAAGAAAGTCTCTCCTAATAATTATCCTAAATCCGTCACTGTCCATAGATGATGGCCTTCCACTAAAATGTCCTGTTTCATCTGAGCCCATGCCCTCTGGATCCAGTTAATAGATCATATCATTTCAAATTGCTAGAAAGGAATATTTAGTGTCTTGTTCCTACAGTACAGCAGTTTACTGCCAAGTTATTTATTCCTGTCATGCTATCTCTTCCAATAAACTTATTTAGTGCAAGTATAGTT
This window contains:
- the LOC120691883 gene encoding molybdate transporter 1-like, with amino-acid sequence MATTGNPDPEAAIADKEPRGPRSLLARARDNLAFRSVWPELNGAMGDLGTYIPIVLSLALARHLDLGTTLIFTGVYNAVTGLIYGVPMPVQPMKAIAATALSDPSFGIPEIMAAGILTAAFVLFLGATRLMQLVYWFVPLPVVRGIQLAQGLNFAMAAVKYIRYEQDLGKGKSSGRRPWTGLDGLILSIAAICFILLVNGAGSESTRRRRRSSTVQDQGDGQVGDRDTQEDEERQEETEGRWRSMIRRAAPAIPSAVIVFVVGVAFAVARHPVAVRELRAGPSRMRVVRIPREAWKQGFLKGAVPQIPLSVLNSVVAVCKLTLDLFPEKEASATSVSVTMGAMNLVGCWFGAMPCCHGAGGLAGQYKFGGRSGGCVAALGALKLALGLALGGSMLRVLVEFPVGLLGVLLLFAGVELAVAARDMSSKAEAFVMLLCTAVSLVGSSAALGFLCGMVAHGLLMLRAWAMGVRLN